Proteins found in one Oryza glaberrima chromosome 4, OglaRS2, whole genome shotgun sequence genomic segment:
- the LOC127771582 gene encoding uncharacterized protein LOC127771582, protein MASASPSSNSVVGGAGAGAGDVCCMCGDRGLPEELFRCRLCRVRLQHRYCSDLYPRATAYRRCNWCLVREPAPAAAGAAGHVHAMVDKPTTVRRKTASSSSPPPSSSMTDQETSPTTMSSEAERQRRLQEAAGWSASRRAPDTAGLGRPVKKQKAAADDDEGEEAPGARAAPAAKGNNGGNKEMQAAGKKTGVKVRVRRYKLLAEVISC, encoded by the exons atggcgtcggcgtcgccgagTAGTAATTCGGTCGTAGGaggggccggcgccggcgccggcgacgtgtgCTGCATGTGCGGCGACCGCGGCCTGCCGGAGGAGCTGTTCCGCTGCCGTCTCTGCCGCGTCCGGCTACAGCACAG GTATTGCAGCGATCTGTACCCGAGGGCGACGGCGTACAGGCGGTGCAACTGGTGCCTGGTCAGGGagcctgctcccgccgccgccggagccgccggccATGTCCACGCGATGGTGGATAAGCCGACGACGGTGCGACGGAAGacggcatcgtcgtcgtcgccgccgccgtcgtcgtcgatgacGGATCAGGAGACTTCGCCGACGACGATGTCCAGTGAGgcagagcggcagcggcgcctgCAGGAGGCGGCCGGATGGTCGGCTTCCAGGAGGGCGCCGGACACGGCCGGGCTCGGCCGGCCGGTCAAGAAGCAGAAggctgccgccgacgacgacgagggggaggaggctcCGGGCGcgagagcggcgccggcggcgaaggggaacAACGGCGGCAACAAGGAGATGCAAGCGGCGGGGAAGAAGACCGGGGTGAAGGTCAGGGTGAGGAGGTACAAGCTCCTCGCCGAGGTCATCAGCTGCTAG
- the LOC127770734 gene encoding polyadenylate-binding protein RBP47-like: MQMAATTTTTDSSQAAVPPHHPHPHAHPHPHAHPHPHHPMAQARWVVLPYPPPPPPMVAAPPPPPPQYAKHFAAGPPPAAAAGRRTPTPPAPAGSGGNGCEENKTIWVGDLQYWMDENYLHSCFGPSGEVVTIKVIRNRQTGQSEGYGFVEFYSHGSAEKALQNFTGHVMPNTDRPFKLNWASYSMGEKRSEVASDYSIFVGDLAADVTDEMLMELFANKYRSVKGAKVIIDANTGRSRGYGFVRFGDDNDKSHAMTEMNGAYCSTRPIRIGPATPRRSSGDSGSSTPGHSDGDSTNRTVYVGGLDPNVSEDELRKAFAKYGDVASVKIPLGKQCGFVQFVSRTDAEEALQGLNGSVIGKQAVRLSWGRSPSHKQSRADSGSRRNNMYYGTPFYGGYGYASPVPHPNMYAAAYGAYPVYGSQQLVS, encoded by the exons atgcagatggcggcgaccaccaccaccaccgactcCTCCCAGGCGGCCGTGCCGCCTCACCACCCTCACCCTCACGCCCACCCGCACCCGCACGcgcacccgcacccgcaccaCCCCATGGCGCAGGCGCGGTGGGTCGTCCTGCCTtacccgcctccgccgccgcccatggtggccgctccgccgcccccgccgccgcagtaCGCCAAGCACTTCGCGGCGGGGCcgccccccgccgcggcggccgggcggcgcacGCCGACCCCGCCCGcccccgccggatccggcgggaaCGGGTGCGAGGAGAACAAGACGATCTGGGTTGGCGACCTCCAGTATTGGATGGACGAGAACTACCTCCACAGCTGTTTCGGACCCAGCGGCGAG GTAGTGACGATAAAAGTTATCCGCAATAGACAAACTGGACAATCCGAGGGATATGGTTTTGTAGAGTTCTACTCTCACGGATCGGCAGAGAAGGCTCTTCAGAATTTTACTGGTCATGTGATGCCTAACACTGATCGACCTTTCAAGTTAAACTGGGCTTCATATAGCATGGGTGAAAAGCGATCTGAAGTTGCTTCTGACTACTCAATTTTCGTTGGTGATCTAGCTGCTGATGTTACTGATGAAATGTTGATGGAGCTTTTTGCTAATAAGTACCGCTCTGTGAAAGGAGCTAAAGTTATTATTGATGCAAACACAGGCCGTTCTAGGGGCTATGGGTTTGTTAGATTTGGAGATGACAATGACAAATCCCATGCAATGACTGAAATGAATGGTGCGTATTGCTCTACTAGGCCAATTCGTATTGGACCTGCAACTCCCAGAAGGTCTTCAG GTGATTCTGGCTCCTCAACACCTGGGCATTCAGATGGCGATTCTACTAACAGAACG GTATATGTTGGTGGGCTCGATCCAAATGTCAGCGAAGATGAGCTGAGGAAGGCATTTGCCAAATATGGTGATGTTGCCTCTGTAAAAATTCCTCTAGGGAAGCAATGTGGCTTTGTTCAATTCGTCAGCAG AACTGATGCGGAAGAAGCACTGCAAGGATTGAATGGATCAGTCATTGGAAAGCAGGCAGTTCGCCTTTCATGGGGCCGCAGCCCATCACATAAACAG TCTAGGGCTGATTCTGGCAGCCGAAGAAACAATATGTACTATGGGACGCCATTCTACGGTGGATACGGTTATGCCTCCCCCGTCCCGCACCCTAACATGTATGCTGCTGCATATGGAGCCTACCCTGTCTATGGCAGTCAGCAGTTAGTGAgctag
- the LOC127771604 gene encoding probable carboxylesterase 2 yields MSSDAGDDDDVVHDFRPLIVVYKSGWLERPLATPPVPPGTDAATGVASRDVRLSAASFVRLYLPPPCAAVAGGERLPVVVYFHGGGFVIGSAASPAYHRCLNDLAAACPAVAVSVDYRLAPEHPLPAAYEDSAAALAWVLSAADPWLAVHGDLSRVFLAGDSAGGNICHHLAMRHGLTSQHPPHRLKGIVLIHPWFWGKEPIGGEAAAGEQKGLWEFVCPDAADGADDPRMNPTAAGAPGLENLACEKVMVCVAEGDTLRWRGRAYAEAVVRARGGEAAAVELLESEGVGHVFYLFEPGHEKADELLRRIAAFISAK; encoded by the coding sequence ATGTCGTcagacgccggcgacgacgacgatgtcgtGCACGACTTCCGCCCGCTCATCGTGGTGTACAAGAGCGGGTGGCTCGAGCGCCCCCTCGCCACGCCGCCCGTCCCGCCCGGCACGGACGCCGCCACGGGCGTGGCGTCCAGGGACGTGCGCCTCTCCGCCGCTTCCTTCGTGCGGCTCTACCTCccgccgccctgcgccgccgTTGCGGGGGGCGAGAGGCTCCCCGTGGTGGTCTACTTCCACGGAGGAGGGTTCGTGATCGGGTCGGCCGCGTCGCCCGCGTACCACCGCTGCCTCaatgacctcgccgccgcctgccccgccgtcgccgtctccgtcgACTACCGCCTCGCCCCGGAGCACCCGCTCCCGGCCGCGTACGaggactccgccgccgcgctcgcctgggtgctctccgccgccgacccgtGGCTCGCCGTGCACGGCGACCTCTCCCGCGTCTTCCTCGCGGGGGACAGTGCCGGCGGCAACATCTGCCACCACCTCGCCATGCGCCACGGCCTGACCAGCCAACACCCCCCGCATCGCCTAAAGGGCATCGTGCTGATCCACCCGTGGTTCTGGGGCAAGGAGCccatcggcggcgaggcggcggcgggggagcagAAGGGGCTGTGGGAGTTCGTGTGCCCcgacgcggcggacggcgcggaCGACCCAAGGATGAACCCGAccgcggcgggggcgccggGGCTAGAGAACCTGGCGTGCGAGAAGGTGATGGTGTGCGTGGCCGAGGGGGATACGCTGcggtggcgcggccgcgcgtacgcggaggcggtggtgcgggcgaggggtggcgaggcggcggcggtggagctgcTCGAGTCGGAGGGCGTCGGGCACGTGTTCTACCTGTTCGAGCCGGGCCACGAGAAGGCCGACGAGCTTCTCCGGAGGATCGCCGCGTTCATTAGCGCCAAATGA